In the Acidimicrobiales bacterium genome, CTGATCGGGCTCGACCAGCGAGTCGCCGATGTCGTGGCCCAGGGCGGCGAGGAAGGTGAAGCACATCCCCCCGCCCACCAGCAGGATGTCCGCCCGCTCCAGCAGGGAGCGGAGGAGGGCCAGCTTGTCGCTCACCTTGGCGCCGCCGAGCACGGCCACGAAGGGCCGGGCGGGATGACCGAGGAGGCCGCCCAGCGCCTCGACCTCCCGCTCCAGCAGGCGTCCGGCGGCGCTGGGTAGGCGGGCCGGAGGGCCGACGATGGAGGCGTGGGCCCGGTGGGCCGCGCCAAAGGCGTCGTCCACGTAGAGATCCTGACCGTCGACCAGGCGGTCCACGAAGGCGGGATCGTTGGCCTCCTCGCCCGGGTCGAAACGCAGGTTCTCCATGAGCTCGACGCCCGGTGCCAGCTGCGCCAGCCGCTGGCGCACCGGCTCCATGGCGAAGCGGGGGTCGGGCTTGCCGTGCGGCCGCCCGAGGTGACTGCACACCGTGACCTTGGCCCCCCGGGCCATGAGCCACTCGATCGTCGGCAATGCGGCTCGCAGTCGAAAGTCGTCCTCAACCTCGGTCACGCCGCTCGATGACGACCGCAGAGGAACGTTGAGGTCGGCTCGGAGCAGCACCCGTCTGCCGGCCGGATCGGGGAGGTCCTCCAGCTGTGGCAGCGGGAGGACCAAAGAGTCAGCGACCGGACCCTCCGACGACGACGGCCAGATCGACCAACCGGTTGGCGTAGCCCCACTCGTTGTCGTACCAGCCGAGCGCCTTGACCAGCGTGGAGCCGTTCCCCGCGCCGGTCGCCATGGTGAGACCAGAGTCGAAGGTGCACGACGCCGGGGATCCGATTATGTCCGAGGAGACGATCGGATCCTCGGTGTACTCCAGCACTTTCGCCAGCGGCCCCGACGACGCGGCCTCGCGGTAGGCCGCGTTGATCTGCTCGACGCTGGCCTCGGCCTCGATGATGGCGGTGAAGTCGGTGATCGAGCCGTCCTGCACCGGTACACGCAGCGACGTCCCGTCCAGGCGACCCTGCATGGCCTGCAGGACGAGCCCCGTCGCCCGGGCCGCGCCGGTCGACGCCGGGATGATGTTGACAGCGGCCGCCCGGGCCCGGCGTAGGTCCTTGTGGGCCAGGTCGAGCAGGTTCTGGTCGTTGGTGTACGCGTGAACGGTCGTCATCAGGCCGCTGCGGACGCCGAAGGCGTCGTCGAGGACCTTCACCATCGGCACGAAGCAGTTGGTCGTGCAGGACGCGTTGGAGACCACGTTGTGCTGGGCGGGATCGAAGGTCTGGTCGTTCACGCCCATCACGAAGGTGGCGTCGACGTTGGTCGCCGGCGCCGAGATGATCACCCGCCGCGCCCCTCCATCGATGTGGGCCGCGGCCTTGTTGCCGTCGGTGAAGATGCCCGTGCTCTCGATCACCACCTCGACACCCAGCTCCGACCACGGGAGCGCCTTGGGGTCGCGCTCGGCGAACACCTTGACCTCGTCGGAGCCGATCCTGATGGCACCGTCAGCGGCTCGCACCCCCTCCAGTCGGCCCAGGGTGGAGTCGTAGGCGAGTAGATAGGCGTTCGTCTCGGGCGGGATCAGATCGTTGACGGCGACCACGCGCACGTCGGCGTTGGATGCGCGCGACGCCCGCAGGAAGTTGCGGCCGATCCGACCGAAACCGTTGATGCCAACCCGTACGGACATGTCTCCTCCTCGTTACCCGACCCCTATCCGACCAGATCGACAAGGGCCCCTGCCAGTTTCTCCGGGTCGTGGGCGAGCCCGTTGGGCCGGGCCAGGGGTGTATCGACCCAGGGCCGACCCGGCGCCCCGAGCGGTACGCCCGTCGTGTCGCACAGCACGACGTCGACCTCGACACCGTGGGCCTCCAAGGCGGCCAGGTGGGCCGCCACGTCGTAGCCCTCGGTCTCGGGGACCTGGGGTCGGAGGTTGCAGACGTAGACCTTCCGGCCCCTCGCCTCGGCCACCGCATCCCGCAGAGCCGGGACGGCGAGCGCCGCCAACACGCTGGTGTAGAGGGAGCCCGGGCCGAGGACAATCTGGTCCGCCCGGGCCACGGCCCCCAGGGCCGCCGCGGGAGGCTCTGCATCGACAGGCACGAGCGAGACCCGGGCGATGCGTCCTGCCTGGCCCACCGCCACCTGGCCCTGCACGGCCCCGCCGGCCGCGTCCGCCTTGAGCACGACGGGCACGGTCGTAGCCGGTAGGACGGTTCCGCCCGCCTCGACCAGCCGTCCGGCTTCCTCCACGGCGAACAGGAAGTCGCCGGTGGAGGCGGCCAGGCCGGCGATCAGGAGGTTGCCGAGAGCGTGGCCCTCCAGCTCTCCGGCGTCGAAGCGGTGCTCGAAGGCCTTCGACCACACCGATGGGGCGCTGAGGGCGACCAGGCACTTGCGCAGATCTCCCGGCGCCGGCACCCCGAAGATCTCGCGGAGGCGGCCGCTCGAGCCCCCGTCGTCCGCCACCGAGACGATCGCCGTGACGTCGTCGCCGTAGTGACGCGTGGCGCGCAGGGTGGCCGCCAGCCCGTGGCCGCCGCCGAGGGCCACCACACGCGGTCGGGCGCTCACCGATGCACGTCCCGATGGTGGAGCGTGGGCTCGAAGCCCCGGGCCTGGATCCGCTCGGCCAGCTCCTCGGCGAGGACGACCGATCGGTGCTGGCCGCCGGTGCAGCCGACGGCAACGGTCAGGTAGGACTTTCCTTCCTTCACGTAGGCGGGAAGCAGGAGGCCGAAGAGGTCGTCCAGCTTGTCGAGGAAGGCCGGGGTGTCGCATTGGCTCATGACGTAGCGGCGCACGGGAGGGTCGAGCCCGGTCAGCGGCCGCAGCTCATCGATCCAGTGCGGGTTGGGTAGGAACCGGCAGTCGAAGACCAGGTCGACGTCGAGCGGGACGCCGTGCTTGAACCCGAACGAGACGACCGTGACCTGGAGACCGGTGGCGTGGTCGTCCCGCTCGAACAGGTCGATGAGTCGACCTCGGAGCTGGTGGATGTTGAGGTCGCTGGTGTCCACGACCACGTCGG is a window encoding:
- the gap gene encoding type I glyceraldehyde-3-phosphate dehydrogenase; this encodes MSVRVGINGFGRIGRNFLRASRASNADVRVVAVNDLIPPETNAYLLAYDSTLGRLEGVRAADGAIRIGSDEVKVFAERDPKALPWSELGVEVVIESTGIFTDGNKAAAHIDGGARRVIISAPATNVDATFVMGVNDQTFDPAQHNVVSNASCTTNCFVPMVKVLDDAFGVRSGLMTTVHAYTNDQNLLDLAHKDLRRARAAAVNIIPASTGAARATGLVLQAMQGRLDGTSLRVPVQDGSITDFTAIIEAEASVEQINAAYREAASSGPLAKVLEYTEDPIVSSDIIGSPASCTFDSGLTMATGAGNGSTLVKALGWYDNEWGYANRLVDLAVVVGGSGR
- a CDS encoding phosphoglycerate kinase, translated to MVLPLPQLEDLPDPAGRRVLLRADLNVPLRSSSSGVTEVEDDFRLRAALPTIEWLMARGAKVTVCSHLGRPHGKPDPRFAMEPVRQRLAQLAPGVELMENLRFDPGEEANDPAFVDRLVDGQDLYVDDAFGAAHRAHASIVGPPARLPSAAGRLLEREVEALGGLLGHPARPFVAVLGGAKVSDKLALLRSLLERADILLVGGGMCFTFLAALGHDIGDSLVEPDQEDACRQLLDSGRRVDVPTDVVALAPGGTIGAGDGGSGKVRTLGRTIPSGWKGADIGPGTAAEFADEIRPAGTVLWNGPMGVVEDHRFAAGTRAVAEAVAECRGYTVVGGGDSASALAHLGLADEVDHLSTGGGATLELLECGDLPGLAALRAASNAPGKRS
- the rapZ gene encoding RNase adapter RapZ, which translates into the protein MSDYLIITGLSGAGRSTAAATFEDLGWFVIDNMPPALITKVAELVNVPGSETEKVALVVGRGGSEYLDDVEPALEALRSTGNRVRLLFLDASDDVLVRRFEGTRRRHPLAAEGMIGSITQERRMLDPILGQADVVVDTSDLNIHQLRGRLIDLFERDDHATGLQVTVVSFGFKHGVPLDVDLVFDCRFLPNPHWIDELRPLTGLDPPVRRYVMSQCDTPAFLDKLDDLFGLLLPAYVKEGKSYLTVAVGCTGGQHRSVVLAEELAERIQARGFEPTLHHRDVHR
- the yvcK gene encoding uridine diphosphate-N-acetylglucosamine-binding protein YvcK, whose protein sequence is MSARPRVVALGGGHGLAATLRATRHYGDDVTAIVSVADDGGSSGRLREIFGVPAPGDLRKCLVALSAPSVWSKAFEHRFDAGELEGHALGNLLIAGLAASTGDFLFAVEEAGRLVEAGGTVLPATTVPVVLKADAAGGAVQGQVAVGQAGRIARVSLVPVDAEPPAAALGAVARADQIVLGPGSLYTSVLAALAVPALRDAVAEARGRKVYVCNLRPQVPETEGYDVAAHLAALEAHGVEVDVVLCDTTGVPLGAPGRPWVDTPLARPNGLAHDPEKLAGALVDLVG